The following is a genomic window from Capnocytophaga stomatis.
TTCAAGTGTAGTTTTATTGGAGAGCTCTGTCAATGTTTTAGAGTCAATTTTAACAAAATAAGTAAGAAATGAGCGTATTAATTAGACCTGTAATTACAGAAAAAGCAAACGCAAATAGTGAATTAAAGAACTGCTATACATTCGAAGTTTCTAAACAAGCGAATAAAATTCAGATCAAAGAAGCTATTGAAGCCACTTATGGAGTTAAAGTTAAAGAGGTTCGTACTTTGAATTACGGACCTAAACGTACAACTCGTTATACAAAAACAGGTTTGCAAGTTGGGAAAACCAATTCTGTTAAAAAAGCGGTTGTTCAAGTGGCAGATGGAGGAACTATAGATTTTTATAGTAATATATAAGTGTTTAACAAATAGACAAAGATGTCAGTTAGAAAATTAAAACCGATTACCCCTGGTCAGCGTTTTAGAGTAGTAAACGATTTTGACACCATTACTACTGATAAGCCGGAGAAAAGCCTTTTGGCTCCGTTGAAAAAGACTGGTGGTAGAAACAATCAAGGAAAGATGACCATGCGTTA
Proteins encoded in this region:
- the rplW gene encoding 50S ribosomal protein L23 — its product is MSVLIRPVITEKANANSELKNCYTFEVSKQANKIQIKEAIEATYGVKVKEVRTLNYGPKRTTRYTKTGLQVGKTNSVKKAVVQVADGGTIDFYSNI